Proteins from one Sander lucioperca isolate FBNREF2018 chromosome 16, SLUC_FBN_1.2, whole genome shotgun sequence genomic window:
- the LOC118493374 gene encoding gastrula zinc finger protein XlCGF57.1-like → METEADGEDCGGPEPARNSHPHLQPETEDQTGDSSEPETDDSADWKETREPQSALNSRKHDLRHKKTFSCSECGRRFGTRGLLYDHMRIHPREKKYSCSVCNKRFIWRQQVRRHECVNLQSSQLHQSQTEENRETEPPASRETQHMETEADGEDCGGPEPARNSHPHPLLQQETEDQTGDSSEPETDDRADWKETRDPQSALNSLKHDSTCKKTFSCSECGKRFGFKSHLKKHMRFHTGEKPFSCSVCKQSFTQSGNLQKHMKTHTGEKPFSCSVCKKSFKERGHLRSHMAVHTGEKRFSCSVCNKRFSRRSDVKTHKCVGPMETEADGEDCGGPEPARNSHPLLQPETEDQTGDSSEPEADDSADWKETREPQSALNSLKNTKILVSHTTDTAGKKLLRGSECWKRLGCKTLASCTVKKKILFSCSVCDQSFTWYKQLRDHQCVGGQNETEENREAAEDIETDGDDCGGPEPARNSHPLLHPETEDQTGDSSEPETDDSADWKETREPQSALNSLKHDSTCSEY, encoded by the exons atggaaacagaagctgatggagaggactgtggaggaccagaaccagccaggaactcacatccacattTACAACCAGaaactgaagaccagactggagactcttctgaacctgagactgatgacagtgctgattggaaggagaccagagaacctcagtcagctttgaACTCTCGGAAACATGATTTAAGAcataagaaaacattcagctgctctgagtgtgggagaagATTTGGCACCAGGGGACTTCTGTATGATCACATGAGAATCCACCCAAGAGAGAAAAAatacagctgcagtgtttgtaacaaGAGATTTATCTGGCGTCAACAGGTCAGAAGACATGAATGCGTCAACCTTCAGTcgtcacagcttcatcagagtcaaacggaggagaacagagagacagagcctCCAGCCAGCAgagaaactcaacacatggaaacagaagctgatggagaggactgtggaggaccagaacctgccaggaactcacatccacatcCTCTTTTACAAcaagagactgaagaccagactggagactcttctgaacctgagactgatgacagggctgattggaaggagaccagagatcctcagtcagctttaaactctctgaaacatgattcaacatgtaagaagacattcagctgctctgagtgtgggaaaagatttgGCTTCAAGTCACATCTGAAGAAACATATGAGattccacacaggagaaaaaccttttagctgctcagtctgtaagcaatcttttacacagagtggaaatttacagaaacacatgaaaactcacacaggagaaaaacctttcagctgctcagtttgtaagaaatcttttaaagagagaggacaTTTAAGGTCACACATGgcagtccacacaggagagaaaagattcagctgcagtgtttgtaacaaaaGATTTTCCCGGCGTTCTGAtgtcaaaacacataaatgtgttggtccgatggaaacagaagctgatggagaggactgtggaggaccagaaccagccaggaactcgc atccacttttacaaccagagactgaagaccagactggagactcttctgaacctgaggctgatgacagtgctgattggaaggagaccagagaacctcagtcagctttaaactctctgaaaaaTACTAAAATCCTGGTAAGCCATACGACTGATACTGCTGGGAAAAAACTGTTAAGGGGCTCTGAGTGTTGGAAAAGACTTGGCTGCAAGACACTTGCGTCTTGCACGGTCAAAAAGAAGATTCTGTTCAGCTGCAGCGTTTGTGACCAAAGTTTCACCTGGTACAAACAGCTCAGGGACCATCAGTGTGTCGGTGGTCAGAATGAAACTGAGGAGAACAGAGAGGCAGCTGAAGACATAGAAACAGATGGAGacgactgtggaggaccagaaccagccaggaactcgcATCCACTTTtacacccagagactgaagaccagactggagactcttctgaacctgagactgatgacagtgctgattggaaggagaccagagaacctcagtcagctttaaactctctgaaacatgattcgaCATGCAGTGAGTATTAA
- the LOC118493487 gene encoding gastrula zinc finger protein XlCGF67.1-like translates to MRTHTGEKPFSCSECGKAFTDSGNQKKHMRTHTGEKPFSCSVCKKSFTRIDGLRSHMAVVHTGEKRFSCSVCNKRCAQSSCVKTHKCVDQMETEADGEDCGGPEPARNSHPHPHLQPETEDQTGDSSEPETGDSADWKETREPQSALNSLKHDSRCKKTFSCSECGRRFNSESHLKRHVRTHTGEKPFSCSECERK, encoded by the exons ATGAGaacccacacaggagagaagcctttcagctgctctgagtgtggtaaAGCTTTCACTGATAGTGGAAACCAGAagaaacacatgagaactcacacaggagaaaaaccttttagctgctcagtctgtaagaaatcttttacacggATAGATGGTTTACGGTCACACATGGCTgtagtccacacaggagagaaaagattcagctgcagtgtttgtaacaaaaGATGTGCCCAGAGTTCTTGTGTCAAAACGCATAAATGTGTTGAtcagatggaaacagaagctgatggagaggactgtggaggaccagaaccagccaggaactcacatccacatccacatttacaaccagagactgaagaccagactggagactcttctgaacctgagactggtgacagtgctgattggaaggagaccagagaacctcagtcagctttaaactctctgaaacatgattcaagatgCAAGAAAACTTTCAGCTGCTCCGAGTGTGGGAGAAGATTTAACAGTGAGTCACATCTGAAGAGACAcgtgagaactcacacaggagaaaaaccttttagctgctctgagtgtg agaggaa ATAG